The proteins below are encoded in one region of Brassica oleracea var. oleracea cultivar TO1000 unplaced genomic scaffold, BOL UnpScaffold01651, whole genome shotgun sequence:
- the LOC106321438 gene encoding probable S-adenosylmethionine-dependent methyltransferase At5g38100 yields MSTFPRSYPMSGGDDQHSYNNNSSYQKAAINSVGEKTRQCIIEKLDLPLNSDLGTFRIADYGCSIGPNTFHVVQSIIDAVKFKQLEGKNETSLMPLEFQVFFNDQPNNDFNTLFITQPPSSEREYFSAGVPGSFHGQVLPRNTVHIGHTSYTTHWLSDVPENVDDKNSPAWNKNYIQCNNSIEEVTKSYKVQFTKDMKLFLEARAEEIVPGGLMIVLGQCLPDGVPLLKTYQGILVDTIGDCLMDMAKSGLTSEEKIGLFTIPAYFPQFSELETEIEKNRSFTIETMESVRHPLEYIPLSNHFLISMFRAILSTIIKEHFGEDVIDELFDRVAKKLAKYPIDFKECEKNVTYFILLKRK; encoded by the exons AAAGCAGCTATAAATAGCGTTGGAGAAAAGACAAGGCAATGCATCATAGAAAAGCTCGATCTCCCTCTGAATTCTGATCTTGGTACTTTTAGAATTGCCGATTATGGTTGTTCCATTGGACCTAACACGTTTCATGTTGTTCAAAGCATCATTGATGCTGTGAAATTCAAACAACTGGAGGGCAAAAACGAAACAAGCCTTATGCCTCTCGAATTCCAGGTGTTCTTCAACGATCAACCCAACAATGACTTCAACACACTCTTTATAACCCAACCTCCTTCATCTGAGCGGGAATATTTCTCGGCCGGAGTTCCAGGGTCCTTCCATGGCCAAGTGTTACCAAGGAACACCGTCCACATTGGACACACTTCTTACACGACTCACTGGCTTTCCGATGTTCCCGAGAACGTAGATGACAAGAACTCTCCAGCTTGGAACAAAAATTACATTCAATGTAATAATTCAATCGAAGAAGTGACCAAATCTTACAAGGTCCAGTTCACAAAAGACATGAAGCTTTTTCTTGAAGCTAGAGCAGAAGAGATAGTTCCAGGGGGATTGATGATCGTTCTAGGACAATGTTTACCAGATGGTGTCCCCTTGTTAAAGACATATCAGGGTATTTTGGTGGATACGATTGGTGATTGTCTTATGGATATGGCCAAATCG ggACTAACGAGCGAGGAAAAGATCGGGCTGTTCACCATTCCTGCGTATTTCCCACAATTTAGTGAATTAGAGACAGAGATTGAGAAAAATCGAAGCTTTACAATTGAGACTATGGAGAGTGTACGTCATCCATTGGAGTATATTCCGTTATCCAACCACTTCTTGATTTCCATGTTTAGAGCTATTCTCAGCACGATCATAAAAGAACATTTCGGAGAAGATGTGATTGATGAGCTATTTGATCGGGTTGCTAAGAAACTCGCCAAGTACCCGATTGATTTTAAAGAGTGCGAGAAAAATGTGACCTACTTTATATTGCTCAAGCGAAAATGA